In a genomic window of Nomascus leucogenys isolate Asia chromosome 4, Asia_NLE_v1, whole genome shotgun sequence:
- the LOC115834700 gene encoding olfactory receptor 6Q1, giving the protein MQPYTKNWTQVTEFVMMGFAGIHEAHLLFFILFLTMYLFTLVENLAIILVVGLDHRRWRPMYFFLTHLSCLEIWYTSVTVPKMLAGFIGVDGGKNISYAGCLSQLFIFTFLGATECFPLAAMAYDRYVAICMPLHYGALVSWGTCIRLAAACWLVGFLTPILPIYLMSQLTFCGPNVIDHFFCDASPLLALSCSDVTWKETVDFLVSLAVLLASSMVIAVSYGNIVWTLLHIRSAAKCWKAFSTCAAHLTVVSLFYGTLFFMYVRTKVTSSINFNKVVSVFYSIVTPMLNPLIYSLRNKEVKGALGRVFSLKSWKGQ; this is encoded by the coding sequence ATGCAGCCATATACCAAAAACTGGACCCAGGTAACTGAATTTGTCATGATGGGCTTTGCTGGCATCCATGAAGCACACCTCCTCTTCTTCATACTCTTCCTCACCATGTACCTGTTCACCTTGGTGGAGAATTTGGCCATCATTTTAGTGGTGGGTTTGGACCACCGACGATGGAGACCCATGTATTTCTTCCTGACACACTTGTCCTGCCTTGAAATCTGGTACACTTCTGTTACAGTGCCCAAGATGCTGGCTGGTTTTATTGGGGTGGATGGTGGCAAGAATATCTCTTACGCTGGCTGCCTGTCGCAGCTCTTCATCTTCACCTTTCTTGGGGCAACTGAGTGTTTCCCACTGGCTGCCATGGCCTATGATCGTTAtgtggccatttgtatgcctcTCCACTATGGGGCTTTGGTGTCCTGGGGCACCTGCATCCGTCTGGCAGCTGCTTGTTGGCTGGTAGGCTTCCTCACACCCATCTTGCCAATCTACCTCATGTCTCAGCTAACATTTTGTGGCCCAAATGTCATTGACCACTTCTTCTGTGATGCCTCACCCTTGCTAGCCTTGTCGTGCTCAGATGTCACTTGGAAGGAGACTGTGGATTTCCTGGTGTCTCTGGCTGTGCTACTGGCCTCCTCTATGGTCATTGCTGTGTCCTACGGCAACATTGTCTGGACACTGCTGCACATCCGCTCAGCTGCTAAGTGCTGGAAGGCCTTCTCTACCTGTGCAGCTCACCTGACTGTGGTGAGCCTCTTCTATGGCACTCTTTTCTTTATGTATGTCCGGACCAAGGTGACCTCCTCCATCAACTTCAACAAGGTGGTATCTGTCTTCTACTCTATTGTCACGCCCATGCTCAATCCTCTCATCTACAGTCTTAGGAACAAGGAAGTAAAGGGAGCTCTGGGTCGAGTCTTTTCTCTCAAGTCTTGGAAGGGACAGTGA